A region from the Perca fluviatilis chromosome 16, GENO_Pfluv_1.0, whole genome shotgun sequence genome encodes:
- the ywhag1 gene encoding 14-3-3 protein gamma-1, with amino-acid sequence MVDREQLVQKARLAEQAERYDDMAAAMKSVTELNEALSNEERNLLSVAYKNVVGARRSSWRVISSIEQKTSADGNEKKIEMVRAYREKIEKELEAVCQDVLNLLDNFLIKNCNETQHESKVFYLKMKGDYYRYLAEVATGEKRAAVVESSEKSYSEAHEISKEHMQPTHPIRLGLALNYSVFYYEIQNAPEQACHLAKTAFDDAIAELDTLNEDSYKDSTLIMQLLRDNLTLWTSDQQDDEGGEGNN; translated from the exons ATGGTTGACCGCGAGCAACTGGTGCAGAAAGCCAGGCTGGCCGAGCAGGCAGAGAGGTATGATGATATGGCAGCTGCCATGAAATCG GTCACAGAGCTGAACGAAGCGCTATCCAATGAGGAGAGGAACCTGCTCTCCGTGGCTTACAAGAACGTGGTTGGGGCGAGGCGTTCGTCCTGGCGCGTCATCTCCAGCATCGAGCAGAAGACATCGGCCGACGGCAACGAGAAGAAGATCGAGATGGTGCGGGCCTACCGGGAAAAGATCGAGAAGGAGCTGGAGGCCGTCTGCCAGGACGTGCTCAACCTCCTCGACAACTTCCTGATCAAGAACTGCAACGAGACGCAGCACGAGAGCAAAGTCTTCTACCTGAAGATGAAGGGCGACTACTACCGCTACCTGGCCGAGGTGGCCACGGGGGAGAAGAGAGCGGCGGTGGTGGAGTCCTCCGAGAAGTCCTACAGCGAGGCCCATGAGATCAGCAAGGAGCACATGCAGCCCACCCACCCCATCCGCCTGGGCCTGGCTCTCAACTACTCCGTCTTCTACTATGAGATCCAGAATGCCCCGGAGCAGGCATGCCACCTGGCTAAGACCGCCTTCGACGACGCCATCGCCGAGCTGGACACCCTGAACGAGGACTCCTACAAAGACTCCACTCTGATCATGCAGCTGCTACGAGACAACTTGACGCTGTGGACGAGCGACCAGCAGGACGACGAGGGAGGCGAGGGCAACAATTAA